A genomic segment from Nocardiopsis sp. Huas11 encodes:
- a CDS encoding cytochrome P450 produces MTSHAAVSEALADPRVQKDKKHWTAFNAGEIPPDWPLISWIIAENMLTSDGDEHTRLRKLVSRAFTPRRLERLREGIVVLVDELLDTLEERAAAAPDGVVDLKAVVAQPLPLTVISDLFGLDAQIRPKLHRLVNMFFDQSIGPDEAMTTFMEMWALLTDLVAAKRAEPGDDMTSDLIAARDEGDRLSEDELVWSLVLIISAGYETTMNLIANTVRALLGHRDQLALLVSGEVGWDRAVEEVLRWDGSSGFVPMRYTTEEIELAGVTVPAGEPLMLGYGSAGRDPVRHGETAHLLDITREDVSHLSFSHGRHYCLGANLARMEVLELLPRLFARFPGLDLAVADADLEELPSFIVGGVQALPVRLS; encoded by the coding sequence GTGACCTCGCACGCGGCCGTCAGCGAGGCGCTGGCCGACCCGAGGGTGCAAAAGGACAAGAAGCACTGGACGGCTTTCAACGCCGGTGAGATCCCGCCGGACTGGCCGCTCATCTCCTGGATCATCGCCGAGAACATGCTCACCAGCGACGGGGACGAGCACACCCGGCTGCGCAAGCTGGTGTCGCGGGCGTTCACCCCGCGCCGGCTCGAACGGCTCCGCGAGGGCATCGTCGTGCTCGTGGACGAGCTCCTCGACACCCTGGAGGAGCGGGCCGCCGCGGCCCCGGACGGGGTCGTCGACCTCAAGGCGGTCGTGGCCCAGCCGCTGCCGCTCACGGTCATCAGCGACCTCTTCGGGCTGGACGCGCAGATCCGGCCGAAGCTGCACCGCCTGGTCAACATGTTCTTCGACCAGAGCATCGGGCCCGACGAGGCCATGACGACCTTCATGGAGATGTGGGCGCTGCTGACGGACCTGGTCGCCGCCAAGCGGGCGGAGCCGGGCGACGACATGACCAGCGACCTCATCGCCGCCCGCGACGAGGGCGACAGGCTCAGCGAGGACGAACTGGTCTGGAGCCTGGTGCTGATCATCAGCGCGGGTTACGAGACCACGATGAACCTCATCGCCAACACCGTGCGTGCCCTGCTCGGCCACCGCGACCAGCTCGCCCTGCTCGTGTCGGGCGAGGTGGGATGGGACCGCGCGGTGGAGGAGGTCCTGCGCTGGGACGGCTCCAGCGGTTTCGTGCCGATGCGGTACACGACCGAGGAGATCGAGTTGGCCGGGGTGACCGTGCCCGCAGGGGAGCCCCTGATGCTGGGCTACGGCTCCGCGGGCCGCGACCCCGTGCGCCACGGCGAGACAGCGCACCTGCTCGACATCACCCGCGAGGACGTCTCGCACCTGTCGTTCTCGCACGGCCGGCACTACTGCCTGGGCGCGAACCTGGCCCGGATGGAGGTGCTGGAGCTGCTGCCGCGCCTGTTCGCGCGCTTCCCCGGACTCGACCTCGCCGTGGCCGACGCGGACCTGGAGGAGCTGCCGTCCTTCATCGTCGGGGGCGTCCAGGCGCTCCCCGTCCGCCTCTCCTGA
- a CDS encoding serine/threonine-protein kinase produces the protein MNSSEADPGRLLANRYRLEEVLGAGGMGRVWKGTDTLLDRPVAVKELTIPANLPPHEIEVLRTRMLREARSAAQLSHPSIITVFDVAEEDGRPWIVMELVRGPSLADLIKSDGALGVSRAANVGEQMAAGLAEAHARGIVHRDIKPGNVLIAGNERAVLTDFGIAHLDGSTHLTSTGLLIGSPSYLAPEVAHGHAATPASDLWALGITLYQAVEGVLPFDRPTPMSTLTAIVTQDLPEATRAGALWPLLVALCEKRPEDRPTVTEARTRLREIRDAEEAAGAAPPLVAPTLTTTVPADLPPVPDEDAAEAASAAPARDVPGEPSGTSGAAVSAAAPAPARDRAGGGRSARGRRTLLIAAAVLVLLVAGATTSVLLSMNRTGSGPDAGLVDGSQEAGADAGEDPSPSAPQEEESGAAEDADPGDEEEPEAEESEEPDEEWDFLVRHEDPTGFAVDVPEDWNEERDGNMVYFRNPDGGYLLVDQTDDPKTDAGDDWRAFEPDARGNFGGYELTGIEDVEADWTEDYVSAADWEFTFENGDMHAINRGFHTEDKGYALFLVASNDDPEANRALLDRLSQTFEPAS, from the coding sequence ATGAACAGTTCGGAAGCCGACCCCGGTCGACTCCTGGCCAACCGCTACCGCCTGGAAGAGGTGCTCGGCGCCGGCGGGATGGGGCGGGTCTGGAAGGGGACCGACACCCTCCTGGACCGGCCCGTCGCGGTCAAGGAACTGACCATCCCCGCCAACCTTCCCCCGCACGAGATCGAGGTCCTGCGCACCCGCATGCTCCGCGAGGCGCGCAGCGCGGCGCAGCTCAGCCACCCGTCGATCATCACGGTGTTCGACGTGGCCGAGGAGGACGGCCGCCCGTGGATCGTGATGGAGCTCGTGCGCGGGCCCTCTCTGGCCGATCTGATCAAGAGCGACGGGGCGCTGGGGGTGTCCCGGGCGGCCAACGTCGGAGAGCAGATGGCCGCGGGGCTGGCCGAGGCGCACGCGCGCGGCATCGTGCACCGCGACATCAAGCCCGGCAACGTGCTCATCGCCGGAAACGAGCGCGCGGTGCTGACCGACTTCGGCATCGCCCACCTCGACGGCTCCACCCACCTCACGAGCACCGGGCTCCTCATCGGATCGCCCAGCTACCTCGCCCCCGAGGTCGCGCACGGGCACGCGGCGACGCCCGCCTCGGACCTGTGGGCGCTGGGCATCACCCTCTACCAGGCGGTCGAGGGCGTCCTGCCGTTCGACCGGCCCACACCGATGTCCACGCTCACCGCGATCGTCACCCAGGACCTGCCCGAGGCGACACGCGCCGGAGCCCTGTGGCCGCTGCTGGTGGCCCTGTGCGAGAAGCGTCCCGAGGACCGGCCGACGGTCACCGAGGCGCGCACCCGGCTCCGGGAGATCCGCGACGCCGAGGAGGCGGCCGGAGCCGCGCCGCCGCTCGTCGCTCCGACCCTGACCACGACAGTGCCGGCCGACCTGCCGCCGGTTCCGGACGAGGACGCGGCGGAGGCGGCCTCCGCCGCACCGGCGCGGGACGTTCCCGGAGAGCCGAGCGGGACGAGCGGGGCGGCCGTGTCGGCCGCGGCGCCCGCGCCGGCGCGGGACCGGGCCGGCGGGGGCCGGAGCGCGCGCGGTCGGCGCACCCTGCTGATCGCCGCCGCGGTGCTCGTCCTGCTGGTGGCCGGTGCCACGACCAGTGTCCTGCTGAGCATGAACCGGACGGGCTCGGGACCGGACGCGGGACTGGTCGACGGTTCCCAGGAGGCGGGCGCCGACGCGGGCGAGGACCCCTCCCCCTCTGCCCCCCAGGAGGAGGAGAGCGGCGCCGCGGAGGACGCCGATCCCGGCGACGAGGAGGAGCCGGAGGCCGAGGAGTCCGAGGAGCCGGACGAGGAGTGGGACTTCCTGGTCCGTCACGAGGACCCGACCGGCTTCGCCGTGGACGTGCCCGAGGACTGGAACGAGGAGCGCGACGGGAACATGGTCTACTTCCGCAACCCCGACGGCGGCTACCTGCTCGTGGACCAGACCGACGACCCCAAGACGGACGCCGGGGACGACTGGCGCGCGTTCGAGCCCGACGCGCGGGGCAACTTCGGCGGCTACGAGCTGACGGGGATCGAGGACGTCGAGGCCGACTGGACCGAGGACTACGTCAGCGCCGCCGACTGGGAGTTCACCTTCGAGAACGGGGACATGCACGCCATCAACCGGGGCTTCCACACCGAGGACAAGGGCTACGCGCTGTTCCTCGTCGCGAGCAACGACGACCCCGAGGCCAACCGGGCGCTGCTGGACCGGTTGTCGCAGACCTTCGAGCCGGCCTCCTGA
- a CDS encoding glutaminase, which yields MSGAAHGTTDDHLTGILDTVMERVRPHVGAGRDADYIPELSKVDPRQFGFAVATVDGSVHSVGDFHVPFSMQSITKVFTLALVMSRADHGIWQRVGREPSGSAFNSLYQLEFENGIPRNPLINPGAIVVTDQLLSDTGDALSALLDLLRAETGNPELSVDSVTAGSEAETGHRNRALAYLMASFDNMRNPVPEALDHYFRQCSITISTEELARAGLLLARHGVRADGGRLIDHGDARRIMSIMLNCGTYDAAGEFAYRIGLPCKSGVGGGILAIVPGRYSVAAWGPGLDTKGNSVAGAAALEVFTDLTHCSVF from the coding sequence ATGAGCGGTGCCGCCCACGGCACGACCGACGACCACCTCACCGGGATCCTGGACACCGTCATGGAGCGGGTGCGCCCGCACGTCGGGGCGGGCCGGGACGCCGACTACATCCCGGAACTGAGCAAGGTCGACCCGCGCCAGTTCGGGTTCGCCGTCGCCACCGTGGACGGTTCCGTCCACTCGGTCGGCGACTTCCACGTCCCCTTCTCCATGCAGAGCATCACCAAGGTCTTCACCCTGGCACTGGTGATGAGCAGGGCCGACCACGGGATCTGGCAGCGGGTGGGCCGCGAGCCGTCGGGCTCGGCCTTCAACTCGCTCTACCAACTGGAGTTCGAGAACGGCATCCCGCGCAACCCGCTCATCAACCCGGGCGCCATCGTCGTCACCGACCAGCTGCTGAGCGACACCGGGGACGCCCTGTCCGCGCTGCTGGACCTGCTGCGCGCGGAGACGGGCAACCCGGAGCTGAGCGTCGACAGCGTGACCGCCGGCTCCGAGGCCGAGACGGGGCACCGCAACCGGGCGCTCGCCTACCTCATGGCGAGCTTCGACAACATGCGCAACCCGGTGCCCGAGGCCCTGGACCACTACTTCCGCCAGTGCTCGATCACCATCTCCACCGAGGAGCTGGCCCGCGCGGGGCTGCTGCTGGCCCGGCACGGGGTGCGCGCCGACGGCGGCCGTCTGATCGACCACGGTGACGCGCGGCGCATCATGTCGATCATGCTCAACTGCGGGACCTACGACGCGGCGGGCGAGTTCGCCTACCGCATCGGGCTCCCGTGCAAGAGCGGTGTGGGCGGCGGCATCCTGGCGATCGTGCCCGGGCGCTACTCCGTGGCCGCCTGGGGGCCGGGCCTGGACACCAAGGGCAACTCGGTGGCGGGCGCGGCGGCGCTGGAGGTGTTCACCGACCTCACCCACTGCTCGGTGTTCTGA
- a CDS encoding response regulator transcription factor — translation MSAPQQDGRRIGVVIVDDDALVRVGLVMMMGGAPDIRVLAEAEDGAGVVALADEHDPDVVLMDIRMPGVDGLTATELLRALPRPPEVLVLTTFDADEHVLRALRAGAAGFLLKDTPPDEIVESVRRVARGLPVLSPSVTRRLIDRVASTGHDRRADRARARLSVLNAREAEVAVAVGEGRSNADIAATLFLSVPTVKTHVSNILTKLDLNNRVQVALLVHDAQLLDDAE, via the coding sequence ATGAGCGCACCGCAGCAGGACGGCCGACGGATCGGGGTCGTCATCGTCGACGACGACGCGCTGGTGCGGGTCGGGTTGGTGATGATGATGGGCGGAGCGCCCGACATCCGGGTGCTCGCCGAGGCCGAGGACGGCGCCGGCGTGGTCGCCCTGGCCGACGAGCACGACCCCGACGTCGTACTGATGGACATCCGCATGCCGGGTGTGGACGGACTGACCGCCACGGAGCTCCTGCGCGCCCTGCCCCGGCCGCCGGAAGTGCTGGTCCTGACCACCTTCGACGCCGACGAACACGTCCTGAGGGCCCTGCGGGCGGGCGCGGCGGGCTTCCTGCTCAAGGACACCCCGCCGGACGAGATCGTGGAGTCGGTGCGCCGGGTCGCCCGGGGCCTGCCCGTGCTCTCCCCCAGCGTCACCCGCCGCCTCATCGACCGGGTGGCCTCGACCGGGCACGACCGGCGCGCGGACCGGGCCCGGGCGCGTCTGTCGGTGCTCAACGCCAGGGAGGCCGAGGTGGCGGTCGCCGTCGGCGAGGGCCGCTCCAACGCCGACATCGCCGCCACGCTGTTCCTCAGCGTGCCGACCGTGAAGACGCACGTGTCGAACATCCTCACCAAGCTCGACCTGAACAACCGGGTCCAGGTGGCGCTGCTGGTCCACGACGCCCAGCTCCTGGACGACGCCGAGTAG
- a CDS encoding sensor histidine kinase translates to MNAPTGRRRRRSVRDWVVDFTMFLLAVGFGLALALEFPDPPHGGGPPTPAVDLPLWLSAAEQLVALAGCVGLWWRRRRPVELAVVLVLLSSVLTLVSGAMLIALFSLAVHRPPKVSLSVFALAAGAAFVHAIVRPDPYSPFLVDFLLGLAILGAVTGWGLTVHHRRQLVESLRDRAVHAEAEARLRAEQAQHQVRESIAREIHDVLGHRLSLLSVLAGALEYRPDTPPEQVARSAKVIRESAHQALQDLREVIGVLRAPVGELPQPTMADLHQLVGEADDVGARVELAQEYEGRAPDRVGRAAYRIVQEALTNARKHAPGAHTRVRVSGGPGDGLTVDVVNDAPAAPPERPGDGSGQGLVGLAERVSLASGRLEHGPTESGGWRLSAWLPWTS, encoded by the coding sequence ATGAACGCTCCCACCGGCCGACGGCGACGGCGCTCCGTGCGCGACTGGGTCGTGGACTTCACCATGTTCCTGCTCGCGGTCGGCTTCGGGCTGGCGCTGGCGCTCGAATTCCCCGACCCCCCGCACGGGGGCGGCCCGCCCACCCCCGCCGTCGACCTGCCCCTGTGGCTGTCGGCCGCCGAGCAGCTGGTCGCGCTGGCCGGTTGCGTGGGCCTGTGGTGGCGGCGCCGGCGGCCGGTCGAGCTCGCCGTGGTCCTGGTCCTGCTCTCCTCGGTCCTGACGCTGGTGTCCGGGGCGATGCTGATCGCCCTGTTCTCCCTGGCCGTCCACCGGCCGCCGAAGGTCAGCCTGTCCGTCTTCGCGCTCGCCGCGGGCGCCGCCTTCGTCCACGCGATCGTGCGCCCCGACCCCTACTCGCCCTTCCTGGTCGACTTCCTGCTCGGCCTCGCCATCCTGGGCGCCGTGACCGGCTGGGGCCTGACCGTCCACCACCGCAGGCAGCTCGTGGAGTCGCTGCGCGACCGGGCCGTGCACGCCGAGGCCGAGGCCCGGCTGCGCGCGGAACAGGCCCAGCACCAGGTCCGTGAGTCCATCGCCCGCGAGATCCACGACGTCCTCGGGCACCGGCTCTCCCTGCTGAGCGTGCTCGCCGGAGCCCTGGAGTACCGGCCGGACACGCCGCCGGAGCAGGTGGCGCGGTCGGCGAAGGTGATCCGGGAGAGCGCCCACCAGGCGCTCCAGGACCTGCGCGAGGTGATCGGCGTCCTGCGGGCCCCGGTGGGAGAGCTGCCCCAGCCGACCATGGCCGACCTGCACCAGCTCGTGGGCGAGGCCGACGACGTCGGCGCGCGGGTCGAGCTGGCGCAGGAGTACGAGGGGCGGGCCCCGGACCGGGTCGGCCGAGCGGCCTACCGGATCGTCCAGGAGGCCCTGACCAACGCCCGCAAGCACGCCCCGGGCGCCCACACCCGGGTCCGGGTGTCCGGCGGCCCCGGCGATGGGCTCACCGTGGACGTGGTGAACGACGCGCCCGCCGCGCCGCCCGAACGCCCGGGCGACGGATCCGGCCAGGGCCTGGTCGGCCTGGCCGAGCGGGTGTCGCTGGCGTCGGGCCGGTTGGAGCACGGCCCGACCGAGTCCGGTGGTTGGCGGCTCTCGGCCTGGCTACCGTGGACCTCATGA
- a CDS encoding NAD-dependent epimerase/dehydratase family protein yields the protein MSTLVTGATGMVGRRVLTELERRGLPATGASRTAPTRLDWTDTSNWGDVLKGVESVFVVTPVGMGLGSRVGGFLELAAEAGVDHAVVMSAMGTEYAPSDSDQRTAEMRAKELFGRWTVLRPNWFHQDFTEGVFANLARSRNGRLELPVRKRSAVSFVDARDVANAAVAALTGDHHGREYTLTGPQAMTFREVVKMTKGTDSPVWRYKALDEAGFYFRASDRGWGERYIDTLNERFAAANAGLAGSVTEDVRAALGRDPIPMARFVREATV from the coding sequence ATGAGCACATTGGTCACCGGGGCCACCGGGATGGTGGGCAGACGCGTCCTCACCGAGTTGGAGCGGCGCGGGCTGCCTGCGACGGGTGCCTCGCGTACGGCGCCCACCCGTCTGGACTGGACGGACACCTCCAACTGGGGCGACGTCCTCAAGGGCGTGGAGAGCGTGTTCGTGGTGACGCCGGTCGGCATGGGCCTGGGCAGCCGGGTCGGGGGCTTCCTGGAGCTCGCGGCCGAGGCGGGCGTGGACCACGCCGTCGTGATGTCGGCCATGGGCACCGAGTACGCGCCCTCCGACTCCGACCAGCGCACGGCCGAGATGCGGGCCAAGGAGCTCTTCGGCCGGTGGACCGTGCTGCGCCCCAACTGGTTCCACCAGGACTTCACCGAGGGCGTCTTCGCGAACCTGGCCCGGTCGCGCAACGGGCGCCTGGAGCTGCCGGTGCGCAAGCGGTCGGCGGTGAGCTTCGTGGACGCGCGCGACGTCGCCAACGCGGCCGTGGCCGCCCTGACCGGTGACCACCACGGCCGTGAGTACACCCTGACCGGTCCGCAGGCGATGACCTTCCGCGAGGTGGTCAAGATGACCAAGGGCACGGACAGCCCGGTGTGGCGGTACAAGGCGCTCGACGAGGCCGGGTTCTACTTCCGGGCCTCCGACCGCGGGTGGGGCGAGCGCTACATCGACACCCTCAACGAGCGGTTCGCCGCCGCCAACGCGGGGCTGGCGGGCTCGGTCACCGAGGACGTGCGCGCGGCGCTGGGGCGCGACCCCATCCCGATGGCCCGCTTCGTACGCGAGGCCACCGTCTGA
- a CDS encoding acyl-CoA dehydrogenase family protein: protein MSDFDLFTTTEEHEELRAAVRSVAEDKIAPHAAEVDETSSFPQAAHDALVATDFHAAHIEEKYDGVGADALATCIIIEEVARACASSSLIPAVNKLGTMPVILGASEEVKQRYLPEVASGAAMFSYGLSEREAGSDTASMRTQAVADGDDWVINGQKSWITNAGVSKYYTVLAVTDPDGPRGRNISAFVLHADDEGFSLGEPERKLGIKGSPTRELFFDNVRVPGDRIVGAPGEGLKIALRTLDHTRVTIGAQAVGIAQGALDHAVAYVKERKQFGKAVADFQGVQFMLADMAMKLETARQMVYVAAAKSERGDSDLAFFGAAAKCYASDAAMEITTDAVQLLGGAGYVKDFPLERMMRDAKITQIYEGTNQIQRMVMARQLLKK from the coding sequence ATGAGCGACTTCGACCTGTTCACGACCACCGAGGAGCACGAGGAGCTGCGCGCGGCCGTGCGCTCCGTCGCCGAGGACAAGATCGCGCCGCACGCCGCCGAGGTGGACGAGACCAGCTCCTTCCCCCAGGCCGCCCACGACGCCCTGGTCGCCACCGACTTCCACGCCGCGCACATCGAGGAGAAGTACGACGGCGTCGGCGCCGACGCGCTGGCCACCTGCATCATCATCGAAGAGGTCGCGCGGGCCTGCGCCTCGTCCTCCCTCATCCCCGCGGTCAACAAGCTCGGCACCATGCCCGTCATCCTGGGCGCCTCCGAGGAGGTCAAGCAGCGCTACCTGCCCGAGGTCGCCAGCGGCGCGGCGATGTTCTCCTACGGCCTGTCCGAGCGCGAGGCCGGCTCCGACACCGCGAGCATGCGCACCCAGGCCGTGGCCGACGGCGACGACTGGGTGATCAACGGCCAGAAGTCCTGGATCACCAACGCCGGGGTGAGCAAGTACTACACCGTCCTGGCCGTGACCGACCCCGACGGCCCGCGCGGCCGCAACATCTCGGCGTTCGTCCTGCACGCCGACGACGAGGGCTTCTCCCTGGGCGAGCCCGAGCGCAAGCTCGGCATCAAGGGCTCCCCCACCCGCGAGCTGTTCTTCGACAACGTGCGCGTGCCCGGCGACCGCATCGTCGGCGCCCCGGGCGAGGGCCTCAAGATCGCGCTGCGCACCCTCGACCACACCCGCGTGACCATCGGCGCCCAGGCCGTCGGCATCGCGCAGGGCGCGCTCGACCACGCCGTGGCCTACGTCAAGGAGCGCAAGCAGTTCGGCAAGGCCGTCGCCGACTTCCAGGGCGTCCAGTTCATGCTCGCCGACATGGCGATGAAGCTGGAGACGGCCCGCCAGATGGTCTACGTCGCCGCCGCCAAGTCCGAGCGCGGCGACAGCGACCTGGCCTTCTTCGGCGCGGCAGCCAAGTGCTACGCCTCCGACGCGGCCATGGAGATCACCACCGACGCCGTACAGCTGCTCGGCGGCGCGGGCTACGTCAAGGACTTCCCGCTGGAGCGCATGATGCGCGACGCCAAGATCACCCAGATCTACGAGGGCACCAACCAGATCCAGCGCATGGTCATGGCCCGCCAGCTCCTCAAGAAGTAG